GAGCACGCCGTACAGGATGCCGAGGGCGAGGACACCAAGGCCACAGCCGAGGGCGAGCAGGAACTCGCGGCGTCGGAAGGCTGCCAGCCTGCGGAACTCGCCCACCTCGACCAGGCGTACGGCGGCGTAGACGACGATGGCGCCGAGGGCGGCGGAGGGGGTGTGGGCGAGCAGCGGGCTGAGGAAGAGGAGGACGGCGGCCACGCAGGCGGCGCCGACAAGGGAGTACACCTGGGTGCGGGCTCCCGAGGAGTCCGCGAGGGCCGTGCGGCTGGCACTGCTGCTGACCGGGAAGCCGTGCAGGAATCCGGCGCCCAGGTTCGCCGCGCCGAGGGCCAGCAGCTCGCGGTTGGCGTCCAAGGGGTGTGGGTCGTCGTGCCGGGCGAAGGCACGTGCGGTCAGGACGACGTCGGTGTAGCCGACCAGTAGAACGCCGAGAGCCGGCAGCACCAGGTCGGCGAGGTCAGCGAGTCGGGGCAGGGCGAAACCCGGCAAGCCGGTCGGGACCGTGCCGATGACATCGATTCCCTGCTCCTCGCCCAGCGTGAAGACCGTCACCACCGCTGTGGCGAGAACGAGGACAACGAGTGGTCCGGGCAGAGCACGCCACAGCAGAGGCAGGGTGAACAGCAGGAGCAGGCAGCCCGCGGCCATTGCGGTCGTGGGCCAGTGCAGGTCGCCGATGTGGCGGAGGAACGAGAAGAGCTGGGGGAAGAACCCCGATCCGCTGCTGCTGATCCCGGTGAGGCGGGGCAGCTGGTCCACGATCATGATGAAGGCGACACCGGCCAGGTAGCCGACTAGCACGGGCCTGGAGAGGAGGTCGGCCAGGAAGCCGAGCCGGATGGCCCATGCGATCAAACAGAGCAGGCCGACGACGAGGGCCAGGGCTGCGGCGAGCGCCGCGTAGCGCGTGGGGTCGCCGGCTGCGAGTGGCCCGATGGCCACGGCGGTCATGAGGGCGGTGGTCGACTCCGGTCCGACGGACAGCAGGCGTGAGGTACCGCTCAGGGCGTAGAGGAGCATGGCCGGCAAGACGGCCCACAGGCCGACGACCGGGGGAACACCTGCCACGCCCGCGTAGGCCATGACCTGGGGAACCAGGTAGGCGGCGACCGTGATCCCGGCCAGGACATCGCCGCGCAGCCAGTTCCTCCGGTAGCCACGGAAGGCGGGCGGGATCGCGGCAATCCGTCCCTGCTTCGGCATGGCACCTCCGGGACTCCACGCGGGCCTGTGCCTCACCATGGTGCAGGGCGGAGGGCTGCAAGGAGGTGAAGCGCGCGTGGGCCGACCGCTACGGGCTGCTCTCACGCAGGCGGAAGCCGGTGATCAGGTCGGGCCTGATCCGGATGGCACCCGATGCGGTGCCTTCGACCCACGGTTGCAGGAGGTGCGCGTAGCGCTCGATCTCGCTGGGGGCAGTGACGGCGGTGGCGTAGCCGGTGGCGACGACGCTCCACCCCAGGTGCGCGCCTTGATCGATAGCGTCGGCTTCGTACGCAACGACCACGCCTGCACCTTCCTGGGCCGCGAGCAAGGCTCCCAGCGTCGAGCTGTCCTGGACTCGGACGATGATGTCGCCGGCGTCGAGGAGGTGGTTGACCGGGCGCACCGCGGGCAGCGCGTGACGGGTGAACACGATCCGGCCCAGTTCGACGGTGCCCAGCAGCTGCAGCGCCTCGTCAACGCCGAGCTCTTCCCACTGCCGTCCTGGCATGCTGACGGCAGGCGAGCTGGTGGTCGTACCGGCCGGATCGCGCTTCATCGTGGGCATCCTTGGTCTGGCGAATAGTTCGGCGAGAAGCCTCTCGGCCCCCTTGTCGGAGGCTGCGTACGGCGCGGGTGATGTGTGCCCGTCTGCAGTACATCGCGCACCTGCCCGGTGGACGGGTCGAGGGCCGCGGGCCGACCATCTCCTGCCAGCATCTCCGGCCGCACGAGCCCCGGCATGGGCCGGTCGGCCCACAGACGGGACCACAGGGCCCATGCCCGGGACCGGCGGAAACACAAAGACTGAAGACGGACTCGAACAGGAGGCCGTTCATGAGCACCCCTTCACCCACCCGTATCTCCGAGGCGCTGCCCGCCGACTGCCGTGCCCGCCTGATGGAGCTGGCACGAGAGGTCAACTTCGGCGAGGGGGCCCATCTCTTTCGCGAGGGTGGCCACGCCGATCGGTTTTGGATCGTCCGGTCCGGAACCGTGACCTTGGACGTCCATGTGCCCGGGCGGCGCGCCGCCGTCATCGAGAGCCTCGGCGCCGGCCAGCTGGTCGGCTGCTCGTGGCTCTTCAAGCCGTACTCCTGGCGTCTTGGCGCCGAGGCGATGACGCCCGTCCGCACGTACGAGTTCGACGCGGCACGCGTACGGGCGCTGATGGACGCCGACGCCGCCTTCGGCTCCGCCCTGGGCCACTGGGTCGGGCAGGTCCTCGCCAACCGGCTACAGGCCGCCCGCGTGCGCCTTCTCGACCTGTACGCGCCCTACGGCAGCGGCAGCTTCCTCTGATCGTCCGTACGCCGAAGGAGCCGGTCATGCCCGCATCCCGCTACACCGTCAGTGACGTCATGACGCACACCGCCGTCGCCATCGGCCGCGAGGCTTCCTACAAGGAGATCGTCGAGCTGATGCAACAGTGGAAGGTCAGCGCGGTCCCCGTCCTGGAAGGCGAGGGCCGGGTCGTCGGCGTGGTCTCCGAGGCAGACCTGCTGCCGAAGGAGGAGTTCCGGCGTACGGACCCCGCGCTGCCCGAGCAGCTGGAGGAAGCGTCGAAGGCCGGCGCGGTGCTGGCCGAGGAGCTCATGTCGAGCCCGGCGATCACCGTGCACCCTGACGCGCCCGTCGCCGAAGCTGCAAGGATCATGGCGCGCAAGCGCGTCAAGCGTCTGCCCGTGGTGAACGCGCTCGGCATGCTGGAGGGTGTGGTGAGCCGCAGCGACCTCCTGAAGGTGTTCCTGCGGCCCGACGAGGAGCTCGAGGAGGAGATCCGCCAGACCGTGCTCACGGAGCTGGCACCCGGCGTGACCTTGGACTTCGCCGTGCAGGACGGCGTCGTCACTCTACGCGGCCCGCTGCGGGACCGGGCCCTGGTCCCCCTGCTCGCACGGGCGATCCGCGCGGTCGAGGGCGTCGTGGACGTCCGGATGGAGCTGGAAGGCAGCAGCGCTGCCTAGCGAGCCTTCTCGTCGGCCACGGGTGCATTGTGCGTCTTCCTGAGACAATTCGGAGGGAAACGCACCTCACGGTCCGAGCCAGGGGCGATCATGTCCGAGGATCCGAACACGTCCGCCGGGGCGCCGATCAAGGTGTTCCTCCTTGATGACCACGAGGTGGTCCGGCGCGGGCTGCGAGACATCTTGGACGCAGAGCCGGACATCACGGTCGTGGGCGAAGCCGGAACGGCCGAGCAGGCGCTCGCCCGCGGGCCGGCGCTCCGTCCGGACGTTGCCGTACTCGACGTGCGGCTGCCCGACAGTGACGGCATCACCGTTTGCCGCGAGCTGCGCTCGCGCATGCCGGGCCTGGCCTGTCTGATGCTGACCTCGTTCGACGACGAGGACGCCCTCCTGGACGCGATCATGGCAGGGGCTTCCGGCTACGTCCTGAAGCAGATCAAGGGCACCGACCTGGTCTCGGCCGTACGCACCGTCGCCACCGGCCAGTCCATGCTGGACCCTGCGACCACCGCCCGCCTGATGCACTCCCTGCGCGACCCGGAAACGGCGAAGGCACCGGAGGACGCCCGCCTGGCGGCTCTGTCGGAACGGGAGCGGGCTGTCCTGGACCTCATCGGCGAGGGCCTCACCAACCGGCAGATCGCCAAACAGCTCTACCTGTCGGAGAAGACGGTCAAGAACCACATCTCACGGCTCCTGGGCAAGCTCGGAGTGGAGCGGCGGGTCCAGGCGGCCGTGATCGCCGCCCAAGTGCACGAGCACGACGCCGGGACGGCGAAGTAGCGGAAGACCGGCGACGGTCAGCGCGGTGGCGGGACCAGAGGTACCTGCCACTCCAGGCGAGTCCCCCGCTCCCCATCGCGCCGCGCTGCGGCCTCCATCTGGCCGTCGAGCCTTTCGGCACGCTCTGCCAGGTTCCGCAGTCCGCTGCGCCGACCTCCCGTAGGCAGCCCGACGCCGTTATCGATCACGGTGACCGTCAGATTCCCGTCGGCCGCAACGATCGAGACTTCCGCCCGCGTGGCCTCGGCATGGCGGGCAACGTTGGTGAGAGCTTCCCCGACCACGGCGAGTGCCTCGTCCGCGACGGCCGACGGTACGTCGGTGTCGATCAGCCCCTCCACCCGCAGGGCCGGGGCGAAGCCGAGGGCCGCCGAAGCCTCATCCAGGGCTTGGGCCAGGC
This region of Streptomyces sp. NBC_00513 genomic DNA includes:
- a CDS encoding CBS domain-containing protein, whose amino-acid sequence is MPASRYTVSDVMTHTAVAIGREASYKEIVELMQQWKVSAVPVLEGEGRVVGVVSEADLLPKEEFRRTDPALPEQLEEASKAGAVLAEELMSSPAITVHPDAPVAEAARIMARKRVKRLPVVNALGMLEGVVSRSDLLKVFLRPDEELEEEIRQTVLTELAPGVTLDFAVQDGVVTLRGPLRDRALVPLLARAIRAVEGVVDVRMELEGSSAA
- a CDS encoding pyridoxamine 5'-phosphate oxidase family protein, which codes for MKRDPAGTTTSSPAVSMPGRQWEELGVDEALQLLGTVELGRIVFTRHALPAVRPVNHLLDAGDIIVRVQDSSTLGALLAAQEGAGVVVAYEADAIDQGAHLGWSVVATGYATAVTAPSEIERYAHLLQPWVEGTASGAIRIRPDLITGFRLRESSP
- a CDS encoding response regulator transcription factor encodes the protein MSEDPNTSAGAPIKVFLLDDHEVVRRGLRDILDAEPDITVVGEAGTAEQALARGPALRPDVAVLDVRLPDSDGITVCRELRSRMPGLACLMLTSFDDEDALLDAIMAGASGYVLKQIKGTDLVSAVRTVATGQSMLDPATTARLMHSLRDPETAKAPEDARLAALSERERAVLDLIGEGLTNRQIAKQLYLSEKTVKNHISRLLGKLGVERRVQAAVIAAQVHEHDAGTAK
- a CDS encoding SulP family inorganic anion transporter, producing MPKQGRIAAIPPAFRGYRRNWLRGDVLAGITVAAYLVPQVMAYAGVAGVPPVVGLWAVLPAMLLYALSGTSRLLSVGPESTTALMTAVAIGPLAAGDPTRYAALAAALALVVGLLCLIAWAIRLGFLADLLSRPVLVGYLAGVAFIMIVDQLPRLTGISSSGSGFFPQLFSFLRHIGDLHWPTTAMAAGCLLLLFTLPLLWRALPGPLVVLVLATAVVTVFTLGEEQGIDVIGTVPTGLPGFALPRLADLADLVLPALGVLLVGYTDVVLTARAFARHDDPHPLDANRELLALGAANLGAGFLHGFPVSSSASRTALADSSGARTQVYSLVGAACVAAVLLFLSPLLAHTPSAALGAIVVYAAVRLVEVGEFRRLAAFRRREFLLALGCGLGVLALGILYGVLLAVAFSVAELLTRVARPHDAVEGIVPGLAGMHDIDDYPSARTIPGLLIYRYDSPLFFANAEDFRRRALASVAVQDEPVHWFVLNTEANVEVDITALDAVEALRSELTQRDIVFALARVKQELRRPLDAYGMTAEIGPERIFPTLPTAVAAYRDWQRVTGHDPAL
- a CDS encoding Crp/Fnr family transcriptional regulator, whose translation is MSTPSPTRISEALPADCRARLMELAREVNFGEGAHLFREGGHADRFWIVRSGTVTLDVHVPGRRAAVIESLGAGQLVGCSWLFKPYSWRLGAEAMTPVRTYEFDAARVRALMDADAAFGSALGHWVGQVLANRLQAARVRLLDLYAPYGSGSFL